From Fulvivirga lutea:
CAACTATGTAATGTCCCTATGCGATGGAGCGTTTGTGTTAGCTCAGGCAGGATTGGTAGATGGCAAAGAATCAACCACATTTCCTTCAGATATTGATGCTTACGCGCAAAGATTTCCACAGTTGAAAGTTCATAAGGGTGTGAGTTTTGTACATGACGGCAAATTAATTACCTCTGTAGGAGGTGCTAAATCGTATGATCCGGCACTCTATTTATCTGAACTTTTGTATGGTAAAAAAGCAGCAGAAGGGCTTGCCAGAGGGTTAGTAATCGACTGGGATATTAATAGCATTAAGTTCGTGCGAGTAGCTGATTAAATCAATTTTGTTTTCACCACAATTTCATTGTGAAGTGTTCTATGAACTGGGCACTTATCGGCAATTTCCAATAAACGATCTCTTTGTTCAGCAGTAAGGTTACCGGTAAGTTCAATTTCTCTTTCTATTTGATCCAGCACAGAACTTTTACTTTCAGGGTTTTCCGAGTCTTTCGTATGTTCTTTTGAGTGCTGTAAATGAACTTTCACCTCTTTCAAGTCAATTTCTTTCCTATCTGCATACATTCTTAATGTCATGCCCGTGCATGCTCCCAATGCCGCCACTAATAAATCATAAGGTGAAGGACCAAAATCGCCACCCCCGAGTGATTTAGGTTCATCGGCTAATAAATAGTGATTTTCAGTTTTTATTTCAGTGAGATACTTATCCATCCCAGTTCTTACTGTTACCTGCTTTTCGGAGGTTAACTCATTTTCCTTTTTGTACTCAACATACCGTTCTGCCCATGCAGCGATAATATTGCCTACATAACTGGAGTCTGTATTTTTAGTTAAAAGGTGGTTTGCCCCATCCAACGAAATGAAACTTTTTGGATGATGGGCCGCTTCATAAATCTTTCGGGCATTTTCAACTCCCACGATCTCATCCTGCGGGCTGTGCATTACCAATAACGACTTCTTTAATTTTGATATCTTTTGATCATTGTTAGCTTGCTCGATATCTTCAATAAACTGCTGCCGAATTTTGAATGGCCGGCCTCCAATTTTAACAGTAGCCTCACCTTCCTTCTTAATAGTTTCTAAGTCTTTATCAAACATGTGCGTTACATGGCCTGGGTCAAATGGCGAGCCAATGGTAACAACAGCCTTAGCTTCAGGCATTTGATGTGCTGCGGCCAAAACTGCAGCTCCGCCAAGCGAATGACCAATTATAATGGCAGGAGCTTTGTACTGCTCTTTCATAAAATCATAAGCACTCACTAAATCGGAGATATTGGAGTTGAAGTTGGTATTTGAGAAGTCACCTTCGCTACTTCCTAAACCGGTAAAATCAAAACGCAAAACGGCTATTCCTTTCTGGGTCATTGCTCTGCTAATATTTACTACTGCTTTAAGGTCTTTAGAGCAGGTAAAGCAATGCGCAAAAATGGCATAGGCAAGAGGGTTACCATCTACAGGTAATTCTAATATAGCATGGATAGTTTGACTTTCTGTATTCTGAAATTTCACCGGTTCAAGCTTCATCTTTTGTGGGGTTAAGAATTTATTGATATAAAATACTGGTTTTTCTTACACTAATATGGAATGTAGCTGACTAAACGTTATATTGCAAAATTTTATTCCGAGATTGTATAAGTTATGATTCAATTAGGTCCGGATGGACTGGTAATTTCTGAGTTGTTTGAGGCAAGTGTAGATGGCATTTTCTTGTTGGATGATGACTGTAGGGTATTTTCTTGGAATAAGAAAATGAAATCGCTCACTGGTTTTGATCAGGATCTTGTCAAAGGCAAACACATTTTTAATCTTTCAGGCCAGTTTAAAAGAACATTTTTTATTGAGGCGCTTAAATCAGCCTTAAATAATGAGGGTTCTGTCTTATCAGAAAGACTAGTATTTCCTGTAAAGGGATCTTTCGTTTATTGCCAGGCCAGTATATCACCATTCAGTTTGCCATATGGCGAAGGAATTGGCTGCATGGTTGTTTTACGGCAACTCAATGAGAGCAAGAAAGAGAGTAGGTTTAAGCCTTTGGTAGAAGAATCTCCTATTGCCACAGCAATTTATGATAGAAAAGGGCAGCCTAAATATTTTAATAAGGCCTATGGCAAGATTTGGGGTGCATCAACCAAAATTTCAAGCTACGTTTTAGATTCTTACAATATTCTTGAAGATATACAGCTTGTAGATTTAGGGATAATGCCATTTATCGAAAAGGCCTTTGCTGGTGAAACATGCGAAATTCCAGCTGTATCTTATAATCCGGAAAAAACACCAGCCCTTAAAAATTTGGGCTTAGATGAATACAAATTCGTCAAAGGACATTTGTTTCCAATAGTAAATGCTGAAAGGCAGGTGGAAGAAGTAGTTCTTGTTTTAAATGATGTTACTTTTCAAAAACAAGCCGAGCAGATACTCTCAGATACACATGCTAAATTTCAAAAGTTAACTCACGGACTACCAGGAGTAATTTACGAATACGAAGAAATAGGCGAAAACCCACACACATTCAGATACATAAGCGAAGGGTGCCAGGATATGTTTGGGTTTTCACCCGAGGAGATTCTTGCCAACTCAGCACTGCTAGAAAATAGAATCCATTCAGAAGATATTGATAGTTACAGGCAGTCGATGCGAAATAGTGAGTTTGGCGCCCGTAATTGGGCATGGCAAGGCCGCATCGTGGTAAACAATGTAACTAAGTGGATTGAAGGAAAATCCAGCCCAACAAAACTGAATGATGGTTCCATCGTGCGTTATGGACTGCTTCTTGACATCACAGATAAAAAAGAAGTGGAGCGCCAGTATAAATTAACCGAAGAGCGGCTTCAACTTGCCCTAGATGGTGCTGATCTTGGTCTTTGGGAGTGGGAGCATAAAAAGGGAAAATTCTTACTTAATAAATCATGGGCTCATAAATTGGGTTATGATCATAGTGAATTCAACAAACACTTTTCAAAGTGGGAGTCATTGGTTCATCCGGAAGATTTAGAAGTATTTAATACAAAAACTGAGCAATTCTCCTTAGGCACAAAAGAAGTGGTTGAATTTGAGTACCGCATGAAAACTAAATCAGGTGAGTGGGTTTGGGTGCTTGATAGAGGCAAAGTAATAGAACGAACGAAAACAGGGAAAGTAAAACGCGCTTCAGGTACCATTTTGGATGTCAATAAATCCAAAATAACCCAGCAGCTTATAAAGCAAAATGAACAGTTATTTACTCAGCTGTTTGAAAATGCACCGCTAGGCCTTGTGTTGCTTGATGACAAGCACCAGGTAGTACAAATGAATCAAGGGTTTGTTGATATGTTTGGCTACACTCAGGAAGAAGTAATTGGCAACCAGCTTAATAATATTATTGTACCCGATGCCAGTGTTCAGGAAAGCATAGACATCAATACACTTACCTCAAAGGGGACTGTCGGTATCCTGGAGTCACACCGTTTGCATAAAAATGGTAATATGGTTCCTGTAATTATCTATGGTGTGCCAATTTCTTACAACGAAACAACCATAGGCATCTATGGCATCTATGTAAATATTGCCGAGCGCGTTAAAGCTGAAAAGGAACTGCAAATCCGAAATAACGAACTGGATAATTTCGTATATAAAGTTTCGCACGACTTAAGGGCGCCACTTTCATCAATACTAGGATTAGTTCATTTGGCTAATCATGAGCAGAACGAGGATGACTTGAAAGAATATATCGCTATCATTGAGAATAGAGTAAAGCAGCTCGATAGTTTTATTAATGATGTACTTAGCCACTCAAAAAACCTGAAAATGGATGTGAAGGTGGATGAGATTAACTTTAAGGAAATTATTGATAACTGCTATGCAGAATTAAGTTATCTGCCGCATTCACAAAATGTTTTGCGTAAAATAGCCATTGATGGCCCTGCTTTTTATAGTGATGTTTGGCGTATCAAAGAAGTGTTCAGAAACTTAATTTCTAACGCCATCAAGTATGCTGATCCGGAAAAAGATTGCTCGTTCATTTCATTAGATATTACTATTACTGAAGAGCAAGCCACTATCAGAGTAGAGGATAACGGAATTGGCATTGATGATGAATCGTTGCCTAAAATATTCGAAATGTTCTACCGTGCTACTACCAAAGCAGAAGGTTCGGGTATTGGACTATACATTGTTAAAAATGCAATCGAAAAGCTAGGCGGACAAGTAGAGCTGGAAAGCAAGGCCGATGAAGGCACCATCTTTAACATAATTTTGCCTAATCAATGTCATAACGCTGAAATTAAGGCGTAGAAGGCTTATACTTGCAACATGAACGTTGTTGAAGTTAAAGACAAGTCCTCAATCAAAGAATTTATTCAGTTTCCGGTTCGTCTGTATAAAGATGAGAAAACCTGGATTCGCCCTCTAGATAAGGACATCGAAAATGTTTTTGACCCAAAGAAAAACAAGACTTTTAGAAATGGTAAATGCACTCGCTGGATTCTTCAGCGAGATGGAGAAACGATAGGTCGAATAGCTGCTTTCGTTAATGAAAAAACCGTTCATAAAGATAATGATCAACCTACTGGTGGGCTTGGTTTTTTCGAGTGTATTAATGATCGGCAAGCGGCTAATTTACTTTTTGATACAGGTAAAAAGTGGTTAGAAGACCAGGGAATGGAAGCCATGGATGGGCCCATTAACTTTGGCGAACGAGATAAATGGTGGGGTTGTTTAATTGATGGTTTTCATATTGAACCTAATTACAACTGTAATTACAACTTCCCTTATTATGTTCAGCTTTTCGAGAACTATGGCTTTCAAATATATTTCAAGCAATTTACGTTTGGTAGAAAAGTAAGAGCGCCATTCTCTCAGAAACTAATGGAGAAGGGTGAAAAAATTATGGCTGATAAAGACTCCGGATACCACTTTGAGCATCTGAGACTTAAGAATTTAGCTAAATACACGGAAGATTTTAGAGTAGTATATAATAAAGCCTGGGCTAGGCATAAAGGGGTTTCAAAGATGACTTCCTTACAAGCGAAAGCCATAATGAAGCAGATGAAACCGATCATCGATGAAAAGATTATTTGGTTTGGTTATCATAACAATGAGCCCATTGCCTTTTACATAAATCTGCCTGAAGTAAACCAGATTTTTAAGTACGTTAATGGCAAGTTAGATTGGATTGGTAAACTAAAATTTGTTTACCATAAGTGGCGCAAGAGTTGTAATAAAATGCTGGGCTTAGTATTTGGTATTGCCCCGGAGCATCAAGGAAAAGGGGTTGAGGGAGCTTTAGTTTTAGCTACAGCCCAAATGGTGCAAAAGGACTACCAAAGATATGATGATTTAGAAATGAATTGGATTGGAGATTTTAATCCAAAAATGATTAGAGTGGTAGAACAAGTCGGTGGAGATATTGTTAAAACCCATGTCACCTACCGTAAATTGTTTGATGAATCAAAACCATTCAAGCGTTGTCCTATTCAGTAGTTGGTGAATGAATATTTTGAATTTTAGATCAAGAATTTTAGTTAAGAATATTTTGAAAGGCCTGCTTTGGTTAACAGGACTTATCGTGTTATTCTATGTTTTTGAAGAGTACACGCATTTCAATTTATTTTTAGAACACATAGCACAATGGCCTTGGGCTGTTTATTCTGTATTTATTGCTTCTGAAATAATTTTTGGGATTATACCACCCGAGTTCTTTGTTAAATGGTCTGAAAGCCATGGTTTATTCAATACCTATGTGGCGAATGTAGCCTTACTGGCAATCATTTCTTATGGGGCAGGTGTATTAGGTTATTACATAGGTTCCAACCTCAGAAATGTTGCTTTTTTTAAGCCGTATTTTGATAGATACATCCGCAGATACAGAAACTTACTGAATAAATACGCTGGATTCCTTATTCTTATTGGAGCTGTAACTCCTGTACCGTTTTCAGCAATATGTATGCTTGTAGGAGCTACAAACTTTGATTTTAATAAATTCTTGCTGGTAGCCTCCACCCGTTTTTTAAGATTTGCCTTTTACTCAGCTGCTTTATTTTACATATAACAGATTATGAAGAAAAGAACCGGAGTACTTTTAATTAACCTTGGAACGCCTGATAGCCCTTCTGTTGGTGATGTTCGCTCCTACCTGTTTCAATTTTTAAATGATCCTAGAGTAATTGATATACCAAAATTGCTTAGAATGATTTTGGTGAACTTAATCATCGTTCCTTTTAGAGCACCAAAGTCAGCAAAGATTTATAAAGAATTATGGACGGATGAAGGTTCACCACTTTTGAATATTAGTCAGAATGTGGCTAACAAATTGGATAAAGAGTTAGGCGATGATTTCGATGTACACCTTGCCATGCGTTATAAAAATCCAAACATCAAGGATGTGTTGGAGCAAATGCGATTAAAGAATTATACTAAGATTGTAGTGATCACCATGTTTCCCCAATATGCCTCGGCTAGCACGGGCTCAGCTTATGAGTTGGTAATGGATGTAGTGAAAAAGTGGTGGGTAATTCCTGAAATACAATTTGCTGGGCAGTATTATGACCATCCTGATTTTATTGAAGCTATTGCGGATAGAGCATCCAAATATAATTTTGACGAATATGATCACATTTTATTCTCCTACCATGGCGTACCTGACAGGCATGTAGATAAGGTTTATGCTACTGGTTTATGTACTGATAGAGACTGCGAACACGAAATCACAGAAGAGAACCAATATTGCTATAAAGCTACTTGTTACGCAACAACCAGGCTTTTAGTGAAGAGGCTGGGAATTCCTGAAGACCAATATACCGTTTGTTTTCAATCGCGGTTAGATAAAAAGTGGCTTACGCCATTTTCTGACAAGGTTGTAGAGGAATGGGGCAAAAAGGGAGCTAAGAAATTGCTCGTTTTCTCACCAGCCTTTACTGCTGACTGCCTGGAAACTATTATTGAAATTGGTGATGAGTACCAGGAAATTTTTGAAGAACATGGCGGTGAGAAAGTACAGTTAGTGGAAAGCCTGAACGAACACCCGCTGTGGATTAAGTGTTTGAAGGAGTTGGTCTTGAAATAGCTTATTTTAACGCTTCTTGCTTATAAAACTCCGCAATCTTCTCACTCGCATAATCAATCTCTTCAACGGTATTATACTTGCTAAAAGAAAATCTAACAGCGCCTCTGTTTGGGTTGGTCTTAATGCCAGCCAATACGTGAGAGCCGGTTGTGGCTCCACTTGAGCAAGCACTACCTCCAGATGCCGAGATGCCATTAATATCTAGCGTAAATAATAGCATATCATTATCCTGAGATTCAGGCAAGCATACATTCAAAACAGTGTAAAGGCTCTTTTCAGGATTGTCAGACTCGCCATTGAATGAAACACCTTCAATAGAATTTTTAAGATTATCAATCATTCTATCTTTTAAACCCTGAATATGATTTTGGTGCTCAGCCATTTCTCGATAGGCAATTTCTAACGCTTTAGCTGTGCCAATGATGCCATATACATTTTCTGTTCCCCCGCGCATATTACGTTCTTGTGCGCCACCATGAATAAATGGAGCAATTTTGGTGTTTTTATCTATATACATAAAACCGGCACCTTTTGGCCCATGGAATTTATGGGCTGCTCCAGTAATGCACTGAACATCTAATTCACTTAAATTATGCGCATAATGACCCATGGTTTGCACTGTGTCTGAATGAAAAATAGCATTGTGTTTTTTGCAAATTTCTCCGGTCGCTTTTAAGTCTAAAATGTTACCAATCTCATTATTGGCATGCATTAGCGAGACAAAACTTCGCTCATTCTTGGCTAGTAGTTCATCTAAATGATCCAGGTCAACATTACCCTTCTCATCTAAATTCACATAGCTTAATTTAATCTTGCCCGTTGTTTCTAAATTTTCTAACGTATGCAGCACAGCATGGTGCTCAATTTTAGAAGTAATTGCATGCGAAAGGTTATAAGAAGATATGCTGCTACAGATTAAGGTGTTATCCGCCTCAGTTCCTCCAGATGTAAAAAAGATTTCTCCTGGAGATACTTTAAGTAGCTCAGCAACAGTTTTTCTCGCTGATTCTATGGCCGAACGCACCTGTCTGCCATGGGAATGTGTACTACTTGGATTTCCATAGTTATCCAATAAATAAGGTTTCATTGCCTCGAAAACCTCCGGATCTAATGGCGTAGTGGCAGCATTATCTAGATATACTTTCATCAACCTAGGCTTTAGTACTAATAATCTCTTTTATATCGCTAATAATTTTCTTTGCCAGGTATTCTGCCGTAGCTTCTGACTCAGACTCACAGTAAATTCTAATAATTGGCTCAGTGTTCGATTTTCTCAAATGCACCCACTCATTTTCAAACTCAATTTTCACTCCATCAATATCATTGATTTTATTCTTAGAGTATTGATTTTTAATCTCAACTAAAATCTTATCAACATCCACTTCAGGAGTTAACTCAATTTTATTTTTTGAAATATGATAGTTGGGGTATGTTCCTCTTAATCTGGAACACGATTTACCAAATTTCGCTAAATGAGTAAGAAATAATGCAATTCCAACCAGTGCATCTCTACCATAATGTAACTCAGGATAGATAATGCCACCATTTCCTTCACCACCGATTATGGCGTTAGTGCGCTTCATTTCTTCTACAACATTTACTTCACCTACAGCTGCTGCACTGTAAGTGCCGCCATGCTTTTCAGTTACTACTCTTAATGCCATTGATGATGACATGTTTGATACCGTTGCTCCTTTTTTCTGACTCAGGATGTAATCTGCAACAGCTACCAGAGTGTATTCTTCACCAAATGGAGTGCCGTCTTCCTGTATGAGCGCGAGTCTGTCAACATCAGGGTCGACCACTATCCCTAAATCATATTTACCTTTTTCTAATTCCGATGAAATTTGTGTTAGGTTCTCTGGTAATGGCTCTGGATTGTGTGGAAAATGACCTGTAGGCTCACAAAATAATTGTTTGCATTCCACTCCCAGAGCATCTAGAAGTTTTGGGATGGCAATTCCACCAGTGGAGTTCACAGCATCAACCACTACGCTAAAGCCTTTTGCTTTAATCGCTTCTACATCTACCAAAGGCAAATCCAGAATCATTTGAATATGCTTATCAATATAGGTATCGTCTTTTTTTATCTCACCAAGATGATTTACCTCTGCAAACTCGAAATTGGCCTTTTCACCTAATTCGAGTACTTCTGCACCATCTGCGCCACTTATAAATTCACCTTTTTCATTTAATAACTTTAGCGCATTCCATTGCGCGGGGTTATGACTAGCGGTAAGTATAATGCCACCTGCAGCATCTTCAAGCGGCACGGCAATTTCTACCGTTGGAGTTGTAGAAAGACCTAAGTCCACCACATCCATACCCAGTCCAACAAGCGTACTGGCGACTAAGTTGCTCACCATCTCGCCAGAAATTCTGGCATCTCTACCAATAACTATTTTATTTTTTCCGGATTTTTCCTTTGCCCAACTACCAAAAGCTGCTGTAAATTTTACAACATCTATTGGAGTTAAATTTTCATCTGCCTTACCGCCTATGGTACCTCTTATTCCAGAAATTGATTTGATTAATGTCACTCTAAACGCATTTAATTTTCAATGTGCAAAGTTAACATTTTTAGACATCCCAGTTGAGAGATGATCTAATAATTCAAAATTGTTTCATGTTGATTATAATAAAGTTGAATTTTAGCTAAATTGGATGGTTAATTGTCGATCATGGTTTATATACTATTTGTATTAGGATTTGTTTTTTTAATTAAAGGCGCTGACTGGCTTGTTGATGGAGCGTCAAATATTGCTCAAAAGTATAACGTGAGCCAAATGATTATTGGTCTTACTATTGTCTCTTTTGGTACTTCATTGCCGGAACTGCTGGTTAATATTAATGCTTCGGTAACAGGTAATCCGGAACTTGCGATTGGAAACATTTTTGGAAGTAACATCGCCAACATCTTGTTAATACTAGGAGTAAGTGCATTAATAACCCCGTTACCTATTACAAAAAACATCTACTTCTCAGAAATCCCATTTTCACTTGTAGCAACACTCTTGGTAGGGTTTTTAGCCAATGCCGCATTATTTACAGATGAGCGGTCGCTCGCATTAAGCAGGTTAGACGGTATCATACTACTAGTCTTCTTCGTGCTATTCATGGGTTACATTTACGTAGTTTTTAAATCCGATAAATCCGAATTGACAAAAGAAACTACAGTGAGCACTCAGCCTATGGGCAAGTCGCTATTACTAATTCTAGCTGGCTTGGTCGGACTTTATTTTGGTGGTGATTGGGTGGTTAATGGCGCAACAGTTATTGCAGAGCAATTTGGCTTGAGTCAAACGTTTATTGGTTTAACAGTAGTAGCTATTGGAACATCACTACCTGAGTTGTTTACGTCAGCAGTGGCTGCATTTAAGAAAAACACAGACATAGCTGTAGGTAACGTGGTTGGCTCCAATATCTTTAACCTTTTATGGATTTTGGGAGTAAGTGCTGTGATTAGGCCTTTACCTTTTGATGTGGCTAGCAACACAGACATTGTGATGATTATCTTTTCAAGTACGCTACTAATTTTTGCTGTAGCCGTAGGAAAAGGAGCCAGAATTGTTCGTTGGGAAGGTGCTCTATTTGTGGCTGTCTATGTAGCCTATATTGTCTATTTGGTGTACAGAGGCTAATTAAATTTAGCTAATACTTTGTCCACTTCATTATCTGGGTTGCCACAGGTTTGATCACCGGTCATAGTTTTTCCGCAATAACCGCAAGTTGCTCCCTCTTTGTTAAGGAATGGACTCTGTGATGCACATGTACCTTTGAATTCGCCATTTTTTAAGAGAATTAGCCGTACCGACATAAGGGCGAAGAATAGAGCGACAAATCCGATTACCAAAAGAAAAGTAAGCATGTTTATTTATTTTTAGACAAAATTACCAATTCATGCACTAAACATCAGTGCGTTGCACAAAGTTTCTGATCTCACAAAGTATATGAAAGAAATTAAAAAAACTCCTGACCATAATAGAGAAGCAAAGTTAAAGGCGTTTGACAGGCTTTTAACAATTATGGATGAGCTAAGAGAAAATTGCCCATGGGATATGAAACAGACCATGGAAAGCCTGAGGCATCTAACCATAGAAGAAACGTATGAGCTCACTGATGCTATTATCGAAAATGATATGCAAGAAGTGAAAAAGGAGTTAGGCGATTTGATGCTTCACAATGCATTTTATGCAAAAATTGGCTCGGAAAAAGGTGCTTTTGACATGGCAGATGTTCTGAATAGTGTATGCGAAAAGCTGATAAATCGCCACCCACATATTTATGGAGATGTAGAGGCTACTGATGAGAAAACTGTCAAAGAGAATTGGGAGAAAATTAAACTCAAAGAAAAGGGTGATCAGAAGAAATCTGTTTTGGGAGGTGTGCCAAAATCGCTACCCGCGATGGTTAAAGCCATGAGAATTCAGGAGAAAGCAAGAGGGGTAGGTTTTGATTGGGAGAAAAAGGAGCAGGTGTGGCAAAAGGTAGAAGAAGAAATGAATGAGTTTAAAGCTGAATTTAATATTGAGAATGAAAATCAGATAGATAAAGAAAAGGCACAGTCTGAGTTTGGAGACTTACTTTTTTCTTTAATAAATTATGCAAGGTTTGTAGATATTAACCCCGAAGAGGCACTTGAGCGAACCAATAAAAAGTTTATCAAGCGTTTTCAATACCTGGAATCAGAGTCTGAAAAAGATGGTAAAAGTATGGGGGAAATGACCTTGGAAGAAATGGATAGGTATTGGGAAAAAGCAAAAAGTTTGAAATAAACTTAACTAGGTTTTTGGTTGCCTCTTGAGTAATTTCAATGCGCTAGCTTTAAACTATAATGACCTCCGTCCAAAATAAAGTGGCTGCTCCAATTGCAGAAGCAGATCGAATCGAAATTCTAGATATCCTCCGAGGTTTTGCACTTTTTGGTATTTTGATAATGAATATCATCAATTTCAGTGGGTATGATTTTGCCTCAGATGCAACGAAGAGTTCGTTTAGTACATATCGGATTGATCAGCATCTTCTCAACCTAGCTAGGATGTTTTTTGAAGGGAAGTTCTATGCCATTTTTTCTATTCTATTCGGTATTGGTTTCTCCATTATTATGATGAGGTTGAAGAGTAAAACAAGCAATTGGAAAGCTCTTTTTTATCGTAGGCTATTGATTTTAGCACTAATTGGCTACATACACCTTCAATTTTTATGGGCCGGAGATATTCTACTTGTCTATGCGCTCATGGGCTTTTTGCTACCCTTATTTGCCAATTACACAGATAGAAACTTGCTCATTGTTTCTGTGAGTCTGTTAGTTTTAGCGATAGTTATTCACGTATTTGTGGCTATAACCGGATTCATGCCTGGTCAATGGCTGGAAAATATTGGCCTTATGATTGATTCAAGAAATGGCATCCCTGAAGACGAAAGCTGGCGTACCTATTTGTTTAATTCAGCCCACGGATGGCAAGAATTCTGGAAATGGAATGTACCCGGACCGCTATTTCGTTTTTCAGACCTAATAAACAGCAACCGATTTTTTAAAATATTGTCGCTCTTTTTACTGGGATATTACATCGGAAGGAGGCAATTCGCTCTTTATTTGGAGGCAGACAGACTGATAATCAAGAAGATCACCATTTACGGGTTTTTGATGGGAATACCTTCCAATCTTGCTTATGTATATTTTTACAATGATGGAATACAGCTGCCAGAACCGCTCGGATTGTTAGATTCAGTATTTCAAATTGTTGGAGGGTTCTCACTTGGTTTAGCGATAATGGGCGGGCTGACGATCGCTTATTTCAATGGACATAAATGGCTCATGTGGTTTGCGCCTATGGGTAAAATGGCATTGACGAATTATCTTATGCAAACCATCATTTGCATTGGCTTATTTTATTGTATTGCTTTTGCACTTGGAGGTAAAATGGGCCTGACTTATATCTATTTGATCACTGTAGGCATCATTCTTTTTCAGATGCTTTATAGCAAGGTGTGGCTCAAATATTATCGATATGGCCCTATGGAATGGCTTTGGAGAAAATTGACATATGGCAGACTTAAGTAAATGATTATGAAAA
This genomic window contains:
- a CDS encoding cysteine desulfurase family protein, whose amino-acid sequence is MKVYLDNAATTPLDPEVFEAMKPYLLDNYGNPSSTHSHGRQVRSAIESARKTVAELLKVSPGEIFFTSGGTEADNTLICSSISSYNLSHAITSKIEHHAVLHTLENLETTGKIKLSYVNLDEKGNVDLDHLDELLAKNERSFVSLMHANNEIGNILDLKATGEICKKHNAIFHSDTVQTMGHYAHNLSELDVQCITGAAHKFHGPKGAGFMYIDKNTKIAPFIHGGAQERNMRGGTENVYGIIGTAKALEIAYREMAEHQNHIQGLKDRMIDNLKNSIEGVSFNGESDNPEKSLYTVLNVCLPESQDNDMLLFTLDINGISASGGSACSSGATTGSHVLAGIKTNPNRGAVRFSFSKYNTVEEIDYASEKIAEFYKQEALK
- the hemH gene encoding ferrochelatase encodes the protein MKKRTGVLLINLGTPDSPSVGDVRSYLFQFLNDPRVIDIPKLLRMILVNLIIVPFRAPKSAKIYKELWTDEGSPLLNISQNVANKLDKELGDDFDVHLAMRYKNPNIKDVLEQMRLKNYTKIVVITMFPQYASASTGSAYELVMDVVKKWWVIPEIQFAGQYYDHPDFIEAIADRASKYNFDEYDHILFSYHGVPDRHVDKVYATGLCTDRDCEHEITEENQYCYKATCYATTRLLVKRLGIPEDQYTVCFQSRLDKKWLTPFSDKVVEEWGKKGAKKLLVFSPAFTADCLETIIEIGDEYQEIFEEHGGEKVQLVESLNEHPLWIKCLKELVLK
- a CDS encoding PAS domain S-box protein, whose product is MIQLGPDGLVISELFEASVDGIFLLDDDCRVFSWNKKMKSLTGFDQDLVKGKHIFNLSGQFKRTFFIEALKSALNNEGSVLSERLVFPVKGSFVYCQASISPFSLPYGEGIGCMVVLRQLNESKKESRFKPLVEESPIATAIYDRKGQPKYFNKAYGKIWGASTKISSYVLDSYNILEDIQLVDLGIMPFIEKAFAGETCEIPAVSYNPEKTPALKNLGLDEYKFVKGHLFPIVNAERQVEEVVLVLNDVTFQKQAEQILSDTHAKFQKLTHGLPGVIYEYEEIGENPHTFRYISEGCQDMFGFSPEEILANSALLENRIHSEDIDSYRQSMRNSEFGARNWAWQGRIVVNNVTKWIEGKSSPTKLNDGSIVRYGLLLDITDKKEVERQYKLTEERLQLALDGADLGLWEWEHKKGKFLLNKSWAHKLGYDHSEFNKHFSKWESLVHPEDLEVFNTKTEQFSLGTKEVVEFEYRMKTKSGEWVWVLDRGKVIERTKTGKVKRASGTILDVNKSKITQQLIKQNEQLFTQLFENAPLGLVLLDDKHQVVQMNQGFVDMFGYTQEEVIGNQLNNIIVPDASVQESIDINTLTSKGTVGILESHRLHKNGNMVPVIIYGVPISYNETTIGIYGIYVNIAERVKAEKELQIRNNELDNFVYKVSHDLRAPLSSILGLVHLANHEQNEDDLKEYIAIIENRVKQLDSFINDVLSHSKNLKMDVKVDEINFKEIIDNCYAELSYLPHSQNVLRKIAIDGPAFYSDVWRIKEVFRNLISNAIKYADPEKDCSFISLDITITEEQATIRVEDNGIGIDDESLPKIFEMFYRATTKAEGSGIGLYIVKNAIEKLGGQVELESKADEGTIFNIILPNQCHNAEIKA
- a CDS encoding bifunctional alpha/beta hydrolase/OsmC family protein, which produces MKLEPVKFQNTESQTIHAILELPVDGNPLAYAIFAHCFTCSKDLKAVVNISRAMTQKGIAVLRFDFTGLGSSEGDFSNTNFNSNISDLVSAYDFMKEQYKAPAIIIGHSLGGAAVLAAAHQMPEAKAVVTIGSPFDPGHVTHMFDKDLETIKKEGEATVKIGGRPFKIRQQFIEDIEQANNDQKISKLKKSLLVMHSPQDEIVGVENARKIYEAAHHPKSFISLDGANHLLTKNTDSSYVGNIIAAWAERYVEYKKENELTSEKQVTVRTGMDKYLTEIKTENHYLLADEPKSLGGGDFGPSPYDLLVAALGACTGMTLRMYADRKEIDLKEVKVHLQHSKEHTKDSENPESKSSVLDQIEREIELTGNLTAEQRDRLLEIADKCPVHRTLHNEIVVKTKLI
- the glmM gene encoding phosphoglucosamine mutase, with the protein product MTLIKSISGIRGTIGGKADENLTPIDVVKFTAAFGSWAKEKSGKNKIVIGRDARISGEMVSNLVASTLVGLGMDVVDLGLSTTPTVEIAVPLEDAAGGIILTASHNPAQWNALKLLNEKGEFISGADGAEVLELGEKANFEFAEVNHLGEIKKDDTYIDKHIQMILDLPLVDVEAIKAKGFSVVVDAVNSTGGIAIPKLLDALGVECKQLFCEPTGHFPHNPEPLPENLTQISSELEKGKYDLGIVVDPDVDRLALIQEDGTPFGEEYTLVAVADYILSQKKGATVSNMSSSMALRVVTEKHGGTYSAAAVGEVNVVEEMKRTNAIIGGEGNGGIIYPELHYGRDALVGIALFLTHLAKFGKSCSRLRGTYPNYHISKNKIELTPEVDVDKILVEIKNQYSKNKINDIDGVKIEFENEWVHLRKSNTEPIIRIYCESESEATAEYLAKKIISDIKEIISTKA